A section of the Bifidobacterium sp. ESL0728 genome encodes:
- the tkt gene encoding transketolase: protein MTDFTWSDLDERAVKMAKVLSADAVERAGSGHPGSPISLAPIAYTLYQHYIKHDPNDPHWDGRDRFILSGGHASLTQYVQLYFSGYGLTIDDLKYFRGGADTRTPGHPEVGLTPGLEMTTGPLGQGLASAVGFAYGQRFQRGLLDPNAPAGTSPFDHKIWVICGEGDVEEGVSSEASSLAGNEHLGNLTVIFDANHIQIEGDTKLTFSEDILKRYEAYGWYTDEVSFVQPDGSYKEDTAALAAALDKAEQVTDRPKFIKVDTLMAWPTPGKTNDESAHGSKLGPEAVAGLKKVLGFDPDVDFPVDEEALAHARKVADRGLEAHKEWDEKLAAWRKANPEQSKLYDRIKAHKLPEGFDEAIDELEKGFAAGDQAATRKSSGQVLNAIAKVMPELWGGSADLGGSNKTDISGAETFGPKADETRTWPEASKYGRQLHFGVREFAMGAITNGILLDGYTRPFGGTFFQFSDYERPAVRLAALMKIPNLYVWTHDSVALGEDGPTHQPIEHLAAFRAMPDMEVVRPADEYETAEAYRYFFEKKNTLPTAMILTRQGVPTLAETAEKARDGVRKGAYILVDTDGEPDVIIMATGSEVQWAVEGAKTLAAKGVKARVVSMPSMEWFEEQDDDYKEAVLPKSVKARVSIEAGVAQPWYKYLGSYGKPISIERFGLQGNGAQNMIDLGITAEHVVEAAEASIEEAREA from the coding sequence ATGACCGATTTCACTTGGTCGGATTTGGACGAGCGTGCCGTCAAAATGGCGAAGGTGCTCTCCGCGGACGCGGTTGAACGGGCTGGCAGCGGCCACCCGGGCTCTCCAATTTCCCTGGCTCCAATCGCCTATACGCTTTACCAGCATTACATCAAGCACGATCCCAACGACCCCCACTGGGACGGTCGCGATCGTTTCATCCTTTCTGGCGGACATGCCTCGTTGACGCAGTACGTCCAGCTCTACTTCTCCGGTTACGGCTTGACCATCGACGATCTCAAGTACTTCCGCGGCGGCGCTGACACCCGTACCCCGGGTCATCCCGAAGTCGGCCTGACCCCGGGCCTGGAAATGACTACCGGCCCGCTCGGCCAGGGTCTTGCCTCCGCTGTCGGCTTCGCCTACGGCCAGCGCTTCCAGCGTGGTCTGCTCGACCCGAACGCCCCCGCCGGCACCTCACCCTTCGATCACAAGATCTGGGTCATCTGCGGCGAAGGCGACGTCGAGGAAGGCGTCTCTTCTGAGGCATCCTCACTCGCCGGAAACGAACATCTCGGCAATCTGACCGTAATCTTCGACGCCAACCACATCCAGATCGAAGGCGACACTAAGCTCACCTTCTCCGAGGATATCCTCAAGCGTTATGAGGCTTACGGCTGGTACACCGACGAAGTCAGCTTCGTCCAGCCCGACGGTTCCTACAAGGAAGACACCGCAGCTCTGGCCGCTGCGCTCGACAAGGCCGAACAGGTCACCGACCGTCCGAAGTTCATCAAGGTCGACACCCTGATGGCCTGGCCGACCCCCGGCAAGACCAACGACGAATCCGCCCACGGCTCCAAGCTGGGTCCGGAAGCCGTTGCCGGCCTGAAGAAGGTCCTCGGTTTCGATCCAGATGTCGACTTCCCTGTCGACGAAGAGGCTTTGGCCCACGCCCGCAAGGTCGCCGACCGTGGTCTTGAGGCTCACAAGGAATGGGATGAGAAGCTCGCGGCCTGGCGCAAGGCCAACCCCGAGCAGTCCAAGCTTTACGATCGCATTAAGGCCCACAAGCTTCCCGAAGGCTTCGACGAGGCCATCGACGAGCTTGAGAAGGGCTTTGCCGCCGGCGACCAGGCCGCGACCCGTAAGTCCTCCGGCCAGGTCCTCAACGCCATCGCCAAGGTCATGCCTGAACTCTGGGGCGGCTCAGCCGATCTCGGTGGTTCCAACAAGACCGACATCAGCGGTGCTGAGACCTTCGGCCCCAAGGCCGACGAGACCCGCACCTGGCCCGAAGCCAGCAAATACGGTCGTCAGCTGCACTTCGGCGTCCGTGAATTCGCCATGGGTGCCATCACCAACGGCATCCTGCTGGACGGCTACACCCGTCCGTTCGGCGGTACGTTCTTCCAGTTCTCTGATTACGAGCGTCCGGCCGTGCGTCTTGCCGCACTCATGAAGATTCCGAACCTTTACGTGTGGACCCACGATTCCGTGGCCCTCGGCGAAGACGGCCCGACCCATCAGCCGATCGAGCATCTCGCCGCCTTCCGTGCCATGCCTGATATGGAAGTCGTTCGTCCTGCCGACGAGTACGAGACCGCCGAGGCCTACCGCTACTTCTTCGAGAAGAAGAACACGCTGCCGACCGCGATGATTCTCACCCGTCAGGGTGTCCCGACGCTTGCCGAAACCGCCGAGAAAGCGCGTGACGGCGTCCGCAAGGGCGCTTACATTCTCGTCGACACCGACGGCGAACCCGATGTCATCATCATGGCCACCGGTTCCGAGGTCCAGTGGGCCGTCGAGGGCGCCAAGACCCTCGCCGCCAAGGGTGTGAAGGCCCGCGTGGTCTCCATGCCGTCCATGGAATGGTTCGAGGAACAGGACGACGACTACAAGGAGGCCGTGCTTCCGAAGTCCGTTAAGGCCCGCGTCTCCATCGAAGCCGGCGTCGCCCAGCCCTGGTACAAGTACCTCGGCAGCTACGGCAAGCCGATTTCGATCGAACGCTTCGGCCTGCAAGGCAACGGCGCTCAGAACATGATTGACCTTGGCATCACCGCCGAGCATGTGGTCGAAGCAGCGGAAGCCTCCATCGAAGAGGCTCGCGAGGCCTGA
- the hrcA gene encoding heat-inducible transcriptional repressor HrcA, producing the protein MTQSRRMLVLRAVVEDYIRSQEPVGSTALTRAHNLGVSSATIRNDMSALEEEGYLIQPHTSAGRIPTERGYRYFVDRLASVVPLSEAQRRGITTFLSGSVSLPDTLQRAARLLANITGQVAVVSSPALSKSKLRHIEIVPLNAATMLTVIITDSGSVAQHTFTLRELPDAVALNRFSELVNAQCMDMPLVQAARRIRTIIKAPEYSSVRPLGESLARTVESMAHDEGTGQMYMAGTSQLAHKQSHADLAPLFDALEEQVVIMRLMSDLSEENEDVGVAIGSETRTPGLIHASVVSSGYGRSETNGETDDDGTKGGQDNGGPAESGSHPVAFVGSIGPTHMDYETTITAVRAVARYLTDLITRDEAA; encoded by the coding sequence ATGACACAGTCAAGACGCATGCTGGTGCTGAGGGCCGTGGTCGAGGATTACATCCGTTCGCAGGAGCCCGTCGGATCGACGGCTCTGACACGGGCTCACAACCTGGGGGTAAGTTCGGCGACCATTCGCAACGATATGTCGGCATTGGAGGAAGAGGGCTATCTGATTCAGCCGCATACCTCGGCCGGGCGCATCCCCACGGAACGGGGTTACCGTTATTTCGTCGACCGTCTCGCTTCGGTCGTTCCGCTCTCCGAAGCGCAACGCCGCGGCATCACCACGTTCCTTTCCGGTTCGGTAAGCCTGCCGGACACCTTGCAGCGGGCCGCGCGCCTTTTGGCCAATATCACCGGTCAGGTCGCCGTGGTCTCCTCTCCCGCGCTTTCGAAATCAAAACTGCGTCATATCGAAATCGTTCCGTTGAACGCGGCCACCATGCTGACGGTCATCATCACCGATTCGGGTTCAGTGGCCCAGCATACCTTTACGTTGAGGGAACTTCCCGATGCGGTCGCGTTGAACAGGTTCTCCGAGCTTGTCAATGCCCAGTGCATGGATATGCCCCTTGTGCAGGCGGCCCGGCGCATCCGCACCATCATCAAGGCTCCTGAATACAGTTCGGTGCGTCCTCTGGGAGAGAGCTTGGCCAGAACCGTGGAATCAATGGCACATGACGAAGGCACCGGTCAGATGTATATGGCCGGAACCTCGCAGCTCGCACACAAGCAGTCCCATGCCGATCTTGCTCCGTTGTTCGACGCGTTGGAGGAGCAGGTCGTCATCATGCGTCTGATGAGCGATCTGAGCGAGGAAAACGAGGATGTCGGCGTGGCCATCGGTTCAGAGACGAGGACACCGGGGCTTATCCACGCCTCCGTGGTCTCTTCCGGTTACGGTCGCAGCGAGACCAACGGGGAAACCGATGACGATGGTACGAAAGGCGGGCAGGATAATGGTGGACCTGCGGAATCCGGTTCGCATCCCGTCGCCTTCGTCGGTTCCATCGGCCCAACCCATATGGATTATGAGACGACGATCACCGCAGTGCGCGCCGTCGCCAGATATCTGACGGATTTGATAACAAGGGATGAGGCGGCCTAG